The segment TATCTGTATTCCTCTTCTATGGCATTGCTCCACCAAGTCGGGGTTTACTAGTTGATAATGTGGACTCAATATAGTGGGTGTAAATTGTAGCTTCTCCGACATATCTTTGATAGGATACCTCCTACCTTCAATCAAATAAGAAAGTTGCAAATCAGGATATGCAGCGTGCAGATAGTTCAATGTGCGCTCATCAAAAGACTGAATAATTAATCGGTTACCTAAATAATAGGGAGCTAGTACCTCCATGACCAACTGAATGAAGGTATCATATTGAGGAGTCATCCGATTATCTTTCATGGCATGCGACTTTATCTCTATATTATAAGTAATAGGTGCTATCTGGTTAATGCGTGTAAACTCTTCCACCTCTCGAATCAACTCACCCAGTAAAGGCATTTTACATGGTATATTTACTCGGTTGGGGTAATCCTTATTAGGAAGACTACCTACATCGTACGTTGCAATCTTACTATAAGGCATATTAAATAAGATATGTCTGAACTGAGTCCCCCGCAGAACCTTCTTGCCACTGGGACGAAGAGCTTTTTTCGGACTCATATAAGGATCGTGCGACACGACTACTAAGCTATCTGCAGAAACATGTACATCGAGTTCTAGCACAGGAACACCAATAGATGCAGCGTGCAGCATGGCTTCAATTGTATTTTCAGGATATTCTGCTGCCCCACCTCGATGGGCATGAATAAGAGGACGAGTAGGATTCTGTGCGAAAGAGAAAGAAAAACAACACATTACGAGTAAGCAAGCTAAAATTCTAGGTTTCATGATCATCATTCTAATATCAATATCTTTAAAATCATTCTGTTTCATACTACATAGATATATATAAAAGTAGTCACTTTATGGCATTTTTGTTTAAATATTTATTCTCTAATAAGCCTACTACAAACATTAACAACTAATAACCAACTAGTTAAGCTTATGGTAAGCTAAATATATTGATGATAAATTCCACACATTCTACACCCAAATGGGTAATAATACTCGTATATAACAAATCAAGAATATTTTAAAGAACATATAACATACTGATAATAGGCATATTACAAATATATTTCAATCTTGGCATTAAATTTGATTTATAATAAGTGAAGACAAACTTCATAAAACATTATTCATTTTAAATTCAAGGGATTATGAAAAAGTTAGTATTAACAGTCGCATTATTTTTCGGTTTGGGTACAGTTGCAACATATGCTCAACAAGAAGTAAAAGAACAAGCAGTCCAAGAAGTAGTACAAGATGAATTTGTAAAAATTGAAATATCAGAACTTCCTGAAGCTGTAGTTAACACCATTAAAAAGATTACGAAGAAAGCACAGTTCAAGAAGCATATGTCTCTGAAAAATATGGAATTAAAACTTACAAGGTAGTTCTTAAGGATCAAGAAGATCAAGAAACTACAGTATTTTTCAATGAAAACGGTGAAAAATTAGAAAAATAATATATGCAATCAGACATGTTCTTTTAAGGTAAAAAAATAGTTTGTTGAAAAATATCAATTAGAAGAGAGAGTTTAGTTGATATATTTATAAAAAGAGCGCCGAAAGAGTCTCATCGTATGATGAGGCTCTTTTATTATCCCCCCTATTGTAACCAAATAACTGTATTAGAAGTATTGCTACTTATTATAAAAAAGTAAGAACAGAACTGGTGAAGACATCATAAAATTAAATAATAGGGACAACGAAAAAGACTAGCCGAACTTCACTTGGATATGGAAGTGTGAGCTGCTAAATAGTTCCTATACAAGGATCTTTTTTGGATACCATAAAGAGTAACTTTTGCTACATCTTTCACATTAAGCAAACCATTTTTAATTTCTATAGCATAATCTTCTAGCTGTCGAGGAGTAAATCCTTGACCATGAAGGCCATAAAACACACCTAATACATCACCAAAATCATCTTGAACGATTGATTTAGAAGCACCCTCAGGTAATTTTGCTTGGGCATCTCCCACTTTACGTCGAAGCAAGTCCCAGCTCTGTTGCATCTGGTCGGCTCTAAGCTCTTTCTTTAAATAGATAGTCATTTTAGACAGACCTTCTCTGTTATCTGTCTTTATGTAATAGAGTTCGCCCATCTCCTGAATAGCTTCTGCAAGTACATCCGTAACCTCAGTTTCTACTTCCATAGGAGAAGCACCAGGGTATGGTGTAATTACTACAGCTTGCTTGATGGTAAAAGGAGCATCTTCTAGTTTACCCATATTAAAATAGGAGAACAATCCCCCACCCAATATTAGGATCATTAGCAACCATGTAAATGACTTGCTAGATAAAAAGTATTTTACAAATTTTTCCATTACAAATTACTTAGAGCGAAGAGACTTCTCTTCCTTCAAATAACAAGTTTGTATTCGATGTTACTACTTTATCATTCTCTTGAAGCCCTGATACTATTTCTACTAGGTTATCACGATGTAAATCACCTAGTTTTACCGACACAGACTCTGTTTTATTACCACGCAACACCCACACATACGTACCTTTTTGGGGTTGATTGCAAACAGCTTGCTGGGGAACGAAGATGGATGCTTTACTACTATCCTTACTAGATGGTAAAACCAACGAACCTGTCATTCCACCCAATAAGCTATAATCTTCATTATCAATGATAGCTGTTAGGAGATAGGATAAGTTATTATAAGTTGTACTCTGAGAAACAGTAATTTCACGAGTAGTCATCTTTTTCTCGGGTAGCTTATCAAAAGCTAGACTTACTTCAATAGAGTTTTTTGCTGCTTTACCAAGATCTATAGCTAGTTGCTCAGGAATATAAGTTTCTGCTTTCAACTTTGTAATATCTATAAACGTTACTACAGTTTGTGACGGACGAACATCTTGGTGTTTTTCAATTTCTACCGACTGGATAAATCCATCAAAAGGAGCTTTCATATAGGTATCATTCAACTCATTAGTAGCAGTTTCGTATGCGGTTTTTGCCGTAACATACTCTGCATGAGTTTTTTCATAGCGACTACCAGATACATTCCCTTTATTATATAGATTGCTTATTCTTATAAATTCATTTTCTGTTTGTTGAAACACAGCTTTAGTTTGTTCTTTGCGGATAATGAAATCACGATTATCTATAGCTGCAATAAGCTGCCCTTTCCTGAAATATTGTCCAGGATGAACGTCAAATTTAACAACTGGACCTCCAACTCTAAAAGATAGTTGGGAAGTATTATAGGGCTTGGTACTAAATGTGTACCGACGATCATCTGTTGAGGAAAAAGATTTAGCTTCTCCCACTGTCACTTTAAAATCTTGATTGCCCGTTTCTTTTTTATCAGAACTGCAAGATGATAAAAGTAATACTAAACAAATAGGAATAATAGTTCTCATAAATCGCTTTTATTAATTCTTCTCATTTTCTGCATCAAAAGTAAGGGAAGCATCTATACATTACCTTATATACTTTACCAAAGCTGTATATTGAGCGACTCAAACGTATTTTTGATAGACTGAACTTTTTTTCATCCCAAAAGAGACTAAGAAAGAAGGCTTTATAGAGAGAAGAAATCAGTAATAAAGTCATAAAACTGTATATCTAAATGAATATTTATGACCGCTCAGAATGTTTGTATAGGATAATTGGCAAAAACTATTACCTATTGAGACGCTAAAACTGTACATAAAACGATTAAGTGTGCAGTTTAAAAGGTTTGTATTTCACATTAATGATTTTGACATTGCGATTTGTAGCAATTTTTTGCTAAAAAGAATGGATTCACTAGTTTTATTCTTATCTTTGCCCTCTGTTTGAAATGACTATAAATACACATACACTACATTTATCAACTATTCGTTAGAACAGAATAAAACTGAACTATACGAGTGTTTTATAAACATCAATTCATGGGATTATTACAAGATAAATTGGCGAAATACGACCTTCCTCAACAAATTAAATCAAAAGGCGTATATCCCTATTTTCGCTGCATAGAGAGCGAACAAGATACAGAGGTGAAAATGAGCGGTAGAAAAGTGCTCATGTTTGGCTCAAATTCTTACTTAGGCTTAACCAACCACCCAAAAGTAATTGAAGCAGCTGTTGAAGCTACCCGTAAATACGGTACAGGCTGTGCAGGATCTCGTTTCCTTAACGGAACGCTAGACCTTCACTTACAGCTCGAAAAGGAACTAGCGGAATTTGTAGGTAAAGAAGATGCAATTATCTACTCTACTGGTTTCCAAGTAAACTTAGGGGTAGTTTCATGCGTAACAGGGCGTGAAGACTATATTATATGTGATGAACTAGACCACGCTTCTATCGTTGAAGGCCGCCGTTTATCGTTCTCTACAGTATACAAGTTTAGACATAACAATATGGAGTCGTTGGAAAACGAACTTAAAAAGTGTCGCCCTGAATCA is part of the Bacteroides coprosuis DSM 18011 genome and harbors:
- a CDS encoding glycerophosphoryl diester phosphodiesterase (COGs: COG0584 Glycerophosphoryl diester phosphodiesterase~InterPro IPR004129~KEGG: gfo:GFO_3193 glycerophosphoryl diester phosphodiesterase~PFAM: Glycerophosphoryl diester phosphodiesterase~SPTR: Glycerophosphodiester phosphodiesterase;~IMG reference gene:2504107411~PFAM: Glycerophosphoryl diester phosphodiesterase family) translates to MKQNDFKDIDIRMMIMKPRILACLLVMCCFSFSFAQNPTRPLIHAHRGGAAEYPENTIEAMLHAASIGVPVLELDVHVSADSLVVVSHDPYMSPKKALRPSGKKVLRGTQFRHILFNMPYSKIATYDVGSLPNKDYPNRVNIPCKMPLLGELIREVEEFTRINQIAPITYNIEIKSHAMKDNRMTPQYDTFIQLVMEVLAPYYLGNRLIIQSFDERTLNYLHAAYPDLQLSYLIEGRRYPIKDMSEKLQFTPTILSPHYQLVNPDLVEQCHRRGIQIVPWTVDHRPDILFLWDMGVDGIITNCPKQALEWIK
- a CDS encoding acriflavin resistance protein (COGs: COG0841 Cation/multidrug efflux pump~InterPro IPR001036~KEGG: pdi:BDI_0705 AcrB/AcrD/AcrF family transporter~PFAM: Acriflavin resistance protein~SPTR: Transporter, AcrB/D/F family;~IMG reference gene:2504107413~PFAM: AcrB/AcrD/AcrF family) is translated as MEKFVKYFLSSKSFTWLLMILILGGGLFSYFNMGKLEDAPFTIKQAVVITPYPGASPMEVETEVTDVLAEAIQEMGELYYIKTDNREGLSKMTIYLKKELRADQMQQSWDLLRRKVGDAQAKLPEGASKSIVQDDFGDVLGVFYGLHGQGFTPRQLEDYAIEIKNGLLNVKDVAKVTLYGIQKRSLYRNYLAAHTSISK
- a CDS encoding efflux transporter, RND family, MFP subunit (COGs: COG0845 Membrane-fusion protein~InterPro IPR006143~KEGG: pdi:BDI_0706 component of multidrug efflux system~SPTR: Putative uncharacterized protein;~TIGRFAM: Secretion protein HlyD~IMG reference gene:2504107414~TIGRFAM: RND family efflux transporter, MFP subunit), whose product is MRTIIPICLVLLLSSCSSDKKETGNQDFKVTVGEAKSFSSTDDRRYTFSTKPYNTSQLSFRVGGPVVKFDVHPGQYFRKGQLIAAIDNRDFIIRKEQTKAVFQQTENEFIRISNLYNKGNVSGSRYEKTHAEYVTAKTAYETATNELNDTYMKAPFDGFIQSVEIEKHQDVRPSQTVVTFIDITKLKAETYIPEQLAIDLGKAAKNSIEVSLAFDKLPEKKMTTREITVSQSTTYNNLSYLLTAIIDNEDYSLLGGMTGSLVLPSSKDSSKASIFVPQQAVCNQPQKGTYVWVLRGNKTESVSVKLGDLHRDNLVEIVSGLQENDKVVTSNTNLLFEGREVSSL
- a CDS encoding hypothetical protein (KEGG: bth:BT_0779 hypothetical protein~SPTR: Putative uncharacterized protein;~IMG reference gene:2504107412), producing the protein MKKLVLTVALFFGLGTVATYAQQEVKEQAVQEVVQDEFVKIEISELPEAVVNTIKKITKKAQFKKHMSLKNMELKLTR